A genomic segment from Methanoplanus limicola DSM 2279 encodes:
- a CDS encoding serine/threonine-protein kinase, whose product MDPDKNKKSNKIILILLVISLVLLLNPVCAEKNESSPLIADHSPDNDQLNISLYLEQSGGNEAINSYKDRINEILDSDNRLETDYAKEENQSVNLSATDTAEEYTDRYTVRFFSNIYFILILFISAWIVFLAHIAGKESSERYIYNKKPFLTAFLIPAYTIQGLYLFFITITMTSGLGLEEIGGTGPLENFFLSWIYLSLSLGYIYMAYSIIEKKNGIFVWYLTMILTLILLSATLIIIYPDSELQIYTTVAAGITSLLINTSYFAMIKRYPSFNPNDTIITGFSDKKYSEYFSDKNLIKDQNTKLSSFPDILKERYMQDEFVGRGGMAKVFKVKRRKDGRTVALKIPIYLDEKTGINLFREMNIWKDLDHKNIIHVFDLNILPVPFVEIEYFKDSLAGMKKPADEKESAAIISGIAEGLSYAHKRGIVHRDIKPQNILLTRDNIPKIADWGLGKHILENTETGTMAFSLHYAAPEQVLPKKFGRCDRRTDIFQLSALYYELITGHLPFSGDGIGEFTAAIIAEVPKPPSYYNPELKKYDAFILKGLEKYPDNRYSSAEEFISSLKVIAESREEMTED is encoded by the coding sequence ATGGATCCGGATAAAAATAAAAAAAGCAATAAAATAATTTTAATCTTACTGGTAATATCATTAGTTCTACTGTTAAATCCGGTCTGTGCAGAAAAAAATGAATCCTCTCCATTAATTGCAGATCATAGTCCTGATAATGATCAGTTAAATATTTCACTATACCTGGAGCAGTCCGGGGGCAATGAGGCAATAAACTCTTATAAAGACAGGATAAACGAAATTTTAGATTCTGATAACAGGTTAGAGACAGATTATGCAAAAGAAGAGAATCAGTCCGTAAACCTGAGTGCCACAGATACAGCAGAAGAATATACTGACAGATACACAGTCAGATTCTTCTCAAACATCTACTTTATTCTGATCCTCTTTATATCGGCATGGATTGTATTTCTTGCCCACATAGCCGGAAAAGAATCATCAGAGAGATATATTTACAACAAAAAGCCATTTCTCACTGCATTTTTGATACCCGCATATACGATTCAGGGACTTTACCTCTTCTTCATCACCATTACAATGACCTCAGGGCTGGGACTTGAAGAGATCGGAGGTACAGGTCCGCTTGAAAACTTCTTCCTGTCATGGATCTACCTCTCACTCTCACTGGGATATATTTACATGGCATATTCAATAATAGAGAAGAAAAACGGAATATTTGTCTGGTACCTGACAATGATTCTGACATTAATTCTCCTGTCCGCAACACTCATAATAATTTACCCGGATTCAGAATTACAGATCTATACAACGGTTGCAGCCGGAATTACCTCATTATTGATTAACACCTCATACTTTGCAATGATAAAGAGATACCCGTCATTCAACCCTAATGATACGATAATCACAGGTTTTAGTGATAAAAAATATTCTGAATATTTCAGTGATAAAAATCTGATTAAAGATCAGAATACCAAATTATCATCATTCCCGGATATTTTAAAAGAGCGGTATATGCAGGATGAATTTGTCGGAAGAGGGGGAATGGCAAAGGTCTTTAAAGTAAAAAGGAGAAAAGACGGAAGAACTGTAGCCCTGAAAATTCCGATATATCTCGATGAGAAAACCGGCATTAATCTTTTCAGGGAGATGAATATATGGAAAGATCTTGACCACAAAAATATAATCCATGTCTTCGATCTGAACATACTTCCGGTGCCATTTGTGGAGATAGAGTATTTCAAAGATTCACTTGCCGGTATGAAAAAACCGGCTGATGAAAAAGAATCTGCCGCCATAATATCAGGAATTGCGGAAGGTCTCTCCTATGCTCATAAAAGGGGAATAGTTCACAGGGATATAAAACCCCAGAATATACTGCTTACCAGAGATAATATTCCAAAGATTGCCGACTGGGGGCTTGGAAAACATATACTGGAGAATACTGAAACAGGCACAATGGCATTCTCACTCCATTATGCAGCACCTGAACAGGTATTGCCAAAGAAGTTTGGCAGATGTGACAGAAGAACTGACATATTCCAGTTATCTGCACTGTACTATGAGCTAATCACCGGACATCTGCCGTTCTCCGGTGACGGAATAGGAGAGTTTACCGCAGCAATAATAGCTGAAGTGCCAAAACCTCCTTCATATTACAATCCGGAATTAAAAAAGTACGATGCCTTCATCCTGAAAGGTCTCGAAAAATATCCGGATAACAGGTACAGTTCTGCTGAGGAGTTTATATCTTCCCTGAAAGTCATCGCAGAAAGCAGAGAAGAAATGACAGAAGATTAA
- a CDS encoding class I SAM-dependent methyltransferase has product MADSEGGYEAQGIYPDYNGIWRNAVRLNNSSKGTADCVSHWEDRESVYRFIKSDEIQDNERIMWIMECLDIKPDDRVLDIGAGPGTVSLEIAKVCSHLTAVEPSGVMAEVFEERAAAQGISNYDLVRKRWEDIVPGEDLEGKYDLVISSFSLGMEDLKDSLVKMSSVCCGSLHIFNHAGPLPWEHMRCALWKRLHGKEYVPVPKADLIMSVLYQLEIYPDLTCRKFVSDNYFGGLDELISFYANKLKITDDSGRKMIAGYLKDIAEYKDGRYIIKETGIKAHLSWDCSG; this is encoded by the coding sequence ATGGCCGATTCTGAGGGGGGCTATGAGGCTCAGGGCATATATCCGGACTACAACGGGATCTGGAGGAATGCAGTCCGCCTGAACAACTCTTCAAAGGGAACTGCGGACTGTGTTTCTCACTGGGAAGACAGGGAGAGTGTTTACAGGTTCATAAAGTCAGATGAAATTCAGGACAATGAGAGAATTATGTGGATTATGGAATGTCTTGATATCAAACCGGATGACAGAGTTCTTGATATCGGTGCGGGACCTGGAACTGTTTCACTTGAAATTGCAAAAGTCTGCTCACATCTTACTGCTGTAGAGCCTTCCGGAGTTATGGCTGAGGTTTTTGAGGAGAGGGCTGCTGCACAGGGCATCTCCAATTATGATCTTGTCCGGAAGAGGTGGGAGGATATCGTTCCCGGAGAGGATTTAGAGGGAAAGTATGATCTTGTCATCTCTTCCTTTTCTCTTGGCATGGAGGATCTGAAGGATTCACTGGTAAAAATGAGCAGTGTCTGCTGTGGTTCTTTACATATATTTAATCATGCCGGCCCTCTGCCCTGGGAGCATATGAGGTGTGCCCTGTGGAAGAGGCTTCATGGTAAGGAGTATGTACCTGTACCAAAGGCAGATCTCATTATGTCTGTGTTATACCAGCTTGAAATTTACCCGGATCTTACATGCCGGAAGTTTGTCTCTGACAATTATTTTGGTGGTCTGGATGAGCTTATTTCATTTTATGCCAATAAACTAAAAATTACGGATGATTCCGGGAGGAAAATGATTGCCGGTTATCTGAAAGATATTGCAGAATATAAAGACGGCAGGTACATAATTAAGGAGACCGGAATTAAAGCACATCTCAGTTGGGACTGTTCAGGGTGA
- a CDS encoding glutamine amidotransferase-related protein produces MILIADLCYRKDSLSYYEYVNPVCEIIEDCGFEYDVLHYSELSGEIPEKYSSVIFCGTALKDNLFIEDSSLMQTVREYDKPVIGICAGMQVVASAYGGEVRDLKKIGMSRVRFSPTDPVFCDIPEEIIRSGEVAALAKEMAEGNYDENTSSAASENCSPEDNSDLSGNSGSPVYEFEGYEVHSRMPGMPDDFIPLAFSGDRNDSSEPSGISGSSFSSGGFCPEFYPEIIRHREKPVYGILFHPEVRNVWIIRNFARLSEGGGF; encoded by the coding sequence ATGATTCTTATTGCTGATCTCTGCTACCGGAAGGATTCTCTCTCATATTATGAATATGTAAATCCGGTCTGTGAAATCATTGAGGACTGCGGTTTTGAATATGATGTCCTTCATTACTCAGAACTATCCGGAGAAATTCCCGAAAAATACTCCTCTGTGATATTCTGCGGTACTGCCCTGAAGGACAATCTCTTTATTGAGGATTCATCTCTTATGCAGACTGTCAGGGAATATGACAAACCTGTAATCGGAATCTGTGCCGGAATGCAGGTTGTTGCTTCTGCATACGGCGGAGAGGTGAGAGACCTTAAAAAGATTGGAATGAGCCGGGTCAGGTTCTCACCGACAGATCCGGTTTTTTGTGATATTCCGGAAGAGATTATAAGGTCGGGTGAGGTGGCAGCGCTGGCAAAAGAAATGGCTGAAGGGAATTATGATGAAAATACTTCCTCTGCTGCATCAGAAAACTGCTCTCCGGAAGATAATTCTGATCTGTCAGGTAATTCCGGCAGTCCGGTCTATGAGTTTGAGGGTTATGAGGTTCATTCACGTATGCCCGGGATGCCTGATGATTTCATACCGCTTGCTTTCTCCGGAGACCGGAATGATTCATCTGAACCGTCCGGAATTTCAGGTTCATCCTTCTCCTCCGGGGGGTTTTGTCCGGAATTTTATCCGGAGATAATCAGGCACAGGGAAAAACCTGTATATGGAATTCTTTTCCACCCGGAGGTCCGGAATGTCTGGATCATCCGAAATTTTGCACGGCTCTCCGAAGGGGGCGGGTTCTGA
- a CDS encoding diphthine--ammonia ligase, with product MKLGVLFSGGKDSVYACHMALLKEEVSCLITLRSSNKESYMFHTPNIDLTMMQAEAAGIPLLRYETAGEKEEELKDLKAAVSLAMDNYGIEGIVTGAVMSVYQASRVQKICDELDLFCFNPLWYVNQEKYMNSLIEDGFEVIIAGVYSCPFDEKWPGRVIDRKTLAELKKIRDRYHITLTGEGGEYESFVCDAPFFKKRIVIDESSCSYRNYNGTLSITSAHLEDK from the coding sequence ATGAAACTTGGTGTCCTTTTTTCCGGCGGGAAAGATTCAGTATATGCGTGCCACATGGCACTCTTAAAGGAGGAGGTCTCATGCCTGATAACGCTCAGGTCCTCCAATAAAGAGAGTTATATGTTTCACACCCCCAATATCGACCTGACTATGATGCAGGCGGAGGCAGCAGGAATTCCCCTTTTAAGATATGAAACTGCGGGTGAGAAGGAGGAGGAACTAAAAGATCTGAAAGCCGCAGTTTCTCTTGCCATGGACAATTACGGCATTGAGGGGATTGTAACCGGAGCGGTAATGTCGGTTTATCAGGCATCGCGTGTTCAGAAGATCTGTGATGAACTGGACCTCTTCTGCTTTAATCCGCTCTGGTATGTAAACCAGGAAAAATATATGAACTCGCTGATTGAGGATGGTTTTGAGGTGATAATTGCCGGAGTTTACTCCTGCCCGTTTGATGAAAAGTGGCCCGGCAGGGTCATTGACAGAAAAACTCTTGCCGAACTGAAGAAGATAAGGGACAGGTATCATATAACACTCACGGGTGAAGGCGGGGAGTATGAGTCATTTGTATGTGATGCGCCCTTCTTTAAGAAGAGAATTGTCATTGATGAGTCCTCGTGCAGTTACAGAAATTACAATGGCACACTTTCAATAACATCGGCACATCTGGAGGATAAATGA
- the budA gene encoding acetolactate decarboxylase, which yields MNKNYILGFVFAVALIFFIFAALSYDPSVNNDDSVYLFSPLDKLLKGDYNGTFAYSDVMLHGDTGLGTFDRLNGEMVAVDGEYYQVFCNGTVGEVSGSQTASFAEVKEFSPDIAFALESPKNYSGMKELLTDRFESDSNRSVIYAVRLDGYFSEVKTRSVKGQDEPYRPLEEVLSTDNQAFFERTGVKGTAVGYFHPSYMADLTSEGFHLHFISEDRKFGGHLVEFRMDYGVLSADRSDKVVLRTAGVSSDYF from the coding sequence ATGAATAAAAATTATATTCTTGGGTTTGTTTTTGCGGTTGCTCTGATATTTTTCATTTTTGCTGCCCTTTCGTACGATCCTTCTGTAAATAACGATGACTCTGTTTATCTCTTTTCTCCGCTTGATAAACTGCTGAAAGGTGATTATAACGGTACATTTGCCTACTCTGATGTTATGCTGCATGGAGATACAGGACTTGGTACTTTTGACCGCCTTAATGGTGAGATGGTTGCAGTCGATGGTGAATACTATCAGGTATTCTGCAACGGAACAGTAGGTGAGGTTTCGGGAAGCCAGACCGCCTCTTTTGCCGAGGTTAAGGAATTCAGTCCTGATATTGCCTTTGCTCTTGAAAGTCCAAAAAATTATTCCGGCATGAAAGAACTGCTTACAGACAGGTTTGAATCTGACAGCAATCGTTCAGTGATATATGCTGTCAGGCTTGACGGTTATTTCAGCGAGGTTAAGACGAGGAGCGTGAAGGGGCAGGATGAGCCTTACAGGCCTCTTGAAGAGGTTCTTTCCACAGATAATCAGGCATTTTTTGAAAGAACCGGTGTTAAGGGTACTGCTGTAGGGTATTTCCATCCTTCTTATATGGCAGACCTCACCTCAGAAGGCTTTCATCTCCATTTCATAAGTGAGGACCGGAAGTTTGGAGGCCATCTTGTTGAATTTAGGATGGACTACGGCGTTTTGTCAGCCGACAGATCAGATAAGGTCGTGCTCAGAACAGCCGGGGTGAGTTCAGATTATTTCTGA
- a CDS encoding YgiQ family radical SAM protein, giving the protein MFLPSSLNEMKKSGYDECDVIIVTPDAYADHPSFAMALLGRFLQRNGYRVGILSQPKWRDPESFLKLGVPRIAFAVSGGQMDSMVLNYTATKKPRHEDLFCEGGNPYFSKKGEDRKYRIRPDRVLNVYCSQIKSVCKEKPVIIGGIEASLRRTAHYDYWSGKVKRSILFDSKADMLIYGMGEYALLDAVRGFESGISVEDMQIGNTAVAVRSTEGYEDPVILPSFEDAKNSKDDFAKAHLLFEKNRDDKVLFQKQDSRYIIQYPRRRISREELDFIYESRFMRKLHPEFHDIPAFEMIKYSVTSHRGCFGNCSFCSIASHQGSEIVSRSRESILSEVREIAAMDYFKGTITDIGGPSANMYGAECITGGCTLHDCLKDGSGCRNLISGNSEYLALLKDAGKIKGVKHVFVNSGLRFDPCLMDERFLEDMLNNHISGQMKVAPESGSDKVLRLMNKPATAVFCGFLSEFNRITKKEGIRKYVIPYVIVGHPGEGDKEGSDTADFLLKNNLKGRQFQIFTPTPGTRSTAMYYLGFDPVTGEKSVTEKNIGKLEARKDKIIRKIS; this is encoded by the coding sequence TTGTTTCTGCCGTCTTCTTTAAATGAAATGAAAAAGTCCGGTTACGACGAGTGTGATGTAATCATCGTAACTCCGGATGCCTATGCTGATCATCCGTCTTTTGCCATGGCACTTCTGGGGCGGTTTCTCCAGAGGAATGGTTACAGGGTGGGCATACTGTCACAGCCGAAATGGCGCGATCCTGAATCATTCCTTAAGCTTGGTGTTCCGCGTATCGCCTTTGCAGTATCCGGCGGCCAGATGGACTCGATGGTGCTGAATTATACGGCAACTAAGAAGCCGAGGCATGAAGATCTCTTCTGTGAGGGCGGTAACCCCTATTTTTCAAAGAAAGGTGAGGACAGGAAGTACCGCATCCGTCCTGACAGGGTTCTGAATGTCTATTGCAGCCAGATAAAATCGGTATGTAAGGAAAAACCGGTTATAATCGGCGGTATTGAAGCTTCGCTAAGAAGGACTGCCCATTATGACTACTGGTCAGGGAAGGTAAAGCGGAGTATTCTCTTTGATTCAAAAGCTGATATGCTCATCTATGGTATGGGTGAATATGCCCTTCTGGATGCTGTCAGGGGTTTTGAATCCGGAATTTCAGTCGAAGATATGCAGATTGGGAATACTGCGGTTGCTGTGCGAAGCACTGAAGGCTATGAAGATCCGGTAATTCTGCCCTCCTTTGAGGATGCAAAAAACTCAAAAGATGATTTTGCGAAGGCCCATCTTCTGTTTGAGAAGAACCGTGATGATAAGGTGCTCTTCCAGAAGCAGGATTCAAGGTACATCATCCAGTACCCCCGCCGGAGAATCAGCAGGGAAGAACTGGATTTTATTTATGAAAGCCGGTTCATGAGAAAACTTCACCCGGAATTTCATGATATTCCGGCTTTTGAGATGATCAAATACTCTGTAACCTCTCACAGGGGATGCTTTGGGAACTGTTCATTCTGTTCGATTGCCTCTCACCAGGGTTCTGAAATAGTATCCAGAAGCCGTGAATCTATACTCAGTGAGGTTCGGGAAATTGCTGCGATGGACTACTTTAAGGGAACAATAACGGACATCGGCGGCCCTTCTGCAAATATGTACGGCGCAGAGTGCATTACTGGCGGCTGCACTCTCCATGACTGCCTTAAGGATGGTTCCGGGTGCAGAAATCTTATCTCCGGAAATTCTGAATATCTGGCGCTTCTGAAGGATGCAGGAAAGATAAAAGGCGTTAAGCATGTATTTGTCAATTCCGGACTGAGGTTTGACCCCTGCCTTATGGATGAAAGATTCCTTGAGGATATGCTGAATAATCATATCTCCGGTCAGATGAAGGTTGCTCCGGAATCCGGATCCGATAAAGTGCTCAGACTTATGAATAAGCCGGCTACAGCAGTTTTCTGCGGATTTTTATCCGAATTTAACCGGATTACGAAAAAGGAAGGTATCAGGAAGTATGTTATTCCTTATGTCATAGTGGGGCATCCGGGTGAGGGTGATAAGGAGGGTTCTGATACTGCGGATTTTCTGCTTAAAAACAACCTGAAAGGCAGGCAGTTTCAGATCTTCACGCCCACACCCGGGACGCGCTCAACTGCTATGTACTATCTCGGTTTTGACCCTGTTACCGGAGAAAAATCTGTAACAGAGAAGAATATCGGGAAACTTGAGGCGCGAAAAGATAAGATCATCCGGAAGATCTCATAA
- a CDS encoding FMN-binding glutamate synthase family protein — MANLKTPNSDDAVHTSTRSRNVVPMSGMCSRCVDGCKGNCDIWLSSFRGREVLYPGPYGEVTAGADKDYPVDYSHLNIHGYAAGAKGLLKGVTASPDTAVFEDVNTETEYGWDLKVPMKVPVFTGALGSTEIARVNWEHFAVGAAISGITLVCGENVCGVDPELQLDKNNKVSSSPEMDRRIETYNKFHNGYGEILVQLNVEDTRLGTAEYVSSKHELQTIELKWGQGAKCIGGEIKVDSLERALVLKKRGYIILPDPTRHEVQEAYKAGAITEFERHSRLGFVTKEGFLEEVDRLRDLGFRRITLKTGAYSMKELAMALRYSSEAKIDLLTIDGAPGGTGMSPWPMMNEWGIPTFYLQSLAYDFSKQLEAKGFRVPDLAIAGGFADEANAFKALCMGAPYFKAVCMGRALMIPGMVGKNIGKWLDKGELPKTVSRYGNSVEQIFVCYEELKEMYGEGIKEIPLGAVALYTYTQRFKTGMQQIMAGSRNFNLGTISRNDLMALTPEAAEVSGISYVMESYRDEALDILLE, encoded by the coding sequence ATGGCAAATTTAAAAACCCCAAATTCAGATGATGCCGTGCATACATCGACCCGCTCAAGAAATGTTGTTCCCATGTCCGGAATGTGCTCACGCTGTGTTGACGGATGTAAAGGCAACTGTGATATCTGGCTGTCTTCTTTCAGGGGCCGTGAAGTGCTCTATCCCGGCCCTTACGGGGAGGTGACGGCCGGTGCAGATAAGGATTACCCTGTTGATTATTCACATTTAAACATCCATGGCTATGCTGCCGGTGCAAAAGGGCTTTTGAAAGGTGTTACTGCAAGCCCGGATACAGCAGTTTTTGAGGATGTAAACACAGAGACTGAATATGGCTGGGATCTAAAGGTTCCGATGAAAGTTCCCGTTTTTACCGGAGCACTGGGTTCTACCGAGATTGCCCGTGTCAACTGGGAACATTTTGCGGTAGGTGCTGCAATATCCGGAATTACACTTGTATGCGGAGAAAATGTCTGTGGTGTTGACCCTGAACTTCAGCTTGACAAGAACAATAAGGTTTCATCATCTCCGGAGATGGACAGGAGAATTGAGACATATAACAAATTCCATAATGGCTATGGTGAGATTCTTGTACAGCTCAATGTCGAGGACACACGGCTCGGCACTGCCGAGTATGTATCATCTAAACATGAGCTTCAGACGATAGAACTAAAATGGGGCCAGGGTGCAAAATGCATAGGCGGTGAGATCAAGGTTGATTCACTTGAACGTGCTCTTGTGCTTAAAAAAAGAGGTTATATTATACTCCCTGATCCAACAAGGCATGAAGTGCAGGAAGCATATAAGGCGGGCGCTATAACTGAATTTGAGCGCCACTCAAGGCTTGGTTTTGTTACAAAAGAGGGTTTCCTTGAGGAGGTTGACCGCCTGCGTGACCTGGGATTCAGGCGTATCACCCTTAAAACCGGAGCATACTCCATGAAGGAGCTTGCAATGGCACTGCGCTATTCATCGGAGGCAAAGATTGATCTTCTGACAATAGACGGAGCACCGGGCGGGACCGGCATGAGTCCCTGGCCCATGATGAATGAATGGGGTATTCCGACCTTCTATCTCCAGTCACTTGCATATGACTTTTCAAAACAGCTTGAAGCTAAAGGATTCCGCGTTCCTGACCTTGCAATCGCAGGAGGTTTTGCAGATGAGGCGAATGCTTTTAAGGCGCTCTGTATGGGTGCGCCATACTTTAAAGCTGTATGTATGGGCCGTGCGCTTATGATCCCCGGAATGGTGGGTAAAAATATCGGGAAATGGCTTGATAAGGGAGAACTTCCAAAGACGGTGTCCAGGTACGGAAATAGCGTCGAACAGATCTTTGTCTGCTATGAAGAACTTAAGGAGATGTATGGTGAGGGTATTAAGGAGATACCTCTTGGCGCAGTTGCCCTTTATACATATACTCAGAGGTTTAAGACCGGAATGCAGCAGATAATGGCAGGAAGCAGAAATTTTAACCTGGGTACAATATCAAGGAATGATCTTATGGCACTGACTCCTGAAGCAGCGGAAGTCTCCGGCATATCATATGTCATGGAGTCATACCGTGATGAAGCACTGGATATTCTGCTGGAGTGA
- the npdG gene encoding NADPH-dependent F420 reductase, whose translation MRIGIVGGTGDIGEGLAHRLSHEHEIIIGSREKDKACTMSKSLTDNLAEKGVLDAKCAGATNQEAVDNGDIVILSVNYKHLESTLAGLTGFEDKIVITPVNPISKKDHFYFDPPAEGSAALEIKRLLPESSRIVAAFNNISAQKWKRLSEKLDYSVVVCSDDEDAKKTVMELVNSISELKALDGGPLEMSSVVESLTPLILNIAKYNNMKDVGIKFF comes from the coding sequence ATGAGAATTGGAATTGTTGGCGGAACAGGAGATATTGGGGAAGGTCTTGCACACCGTCTTTCACATGAACATGAGATAATTATCGGTTCCAGGGAAAAAGATAAGGCCTGCACCATGAGTAAATCTCTCACCGATAATCTGGCTGAGAAAGGAGTATTGGATGCAAAATGCGCCGGGGCAACCAATCAGGAGGCAGTTGATAATGGTGATATTGTCATTCTCTCGGTAAATTACAAGCATCTGGAATCCACACTGGCAGGACTTACAGGTTTTGAAGATAAAATAGTAATCACTCCTGTAAATCCGATATCAAAGAAAGATCACTTCTATTTCGATCCGCCGGCAGAAGGTTCGGCAGCACTTGAGATAAAGCGCCTCCTTCCGGAAAGTTCACGTATAGTTGCGGCATTCAATAACATCTCTGCACAGAAATGGAAGAGACTGAGTGAAAAACTGGACTATTCAGTTGTGGTATGCAGTGATGATGAAGATGCCAAAAAAACTGTAATGGAGCTTGTAAACAGTATTTCCGAATTAAAGGCGCTTGACGGCGGACCTCTTGAGATGTCATCGGTTGTTGAGAGTTTAACCCCCCTTATCCTGAATATTGCAAAGTACAATAATATGAAGGATGTCGGAATTAAATTTTTCTGA